The Bubalus kerabau isolate K-KA32 ecotype Philippines breed swamp buffalo chromosome X, PCC_UOA_SB_1v2, whole genome shotgun sequence genome has a segment encoding these proteins:
- the LOC129638775 gene encoding melanoma-associated antigen B1-like: MASLTRWMCPNLLCIGPDSCLRSQTTAIMPRGQKSKHRACEKRCQAQTETQGLHDQATTSGGEETTSSSPPDSESAPSSSSAAGTSKGPQGAQGSTSAAAGAIRKRSGVGGAARSRSGVGGAARSRSGVGGAARSRSGVGGAARSRYGVGSAARSRSGVGAEGQVQEGENSSQASAAAASSHTDLLTWKAELLVQYMLYKYKMRELIKRSEMLQEIKRRYKEQFPEILSRASECIEMLFGLVLKEVRPNSHCYTLVSNLDLSDSESMRGDLGLPKNGLLMPLLGVIYLNGNHAPEEKIWKFLNMLGIYDGRSHFIFGEPRKLITEDLVREGYLEYRQVPGSDPPRYEFLCGPKALTETSKTKVLQFLAKVKDLVHPALQPQYEEAWREEVESTGARGAARAGTSASTRPGTAASAAAGSSASTRPGTAASATAGRSASARPGTAASASSGLSSSSRPGTSASAAAGSSASTRPGTAASAAAGRSASARPGTAASASSGLSSSARPGTSVSAAAGTSASTRPGTAASAAAGPSASARPGTAASASSGLSSSSRPGTSASAAAGSSASTRPGIAASAAAGRSASARPGTAASASSGLSSSSRPGTSASAAAGSSASTRLTLLPQPLLALLPQPALALLLQPGLALLPQPALALLPQPGLALLPQPALALLLQPLHTPGPSPAAHLAPSVI; encoded by the exons atggcatcactaactcgatggat GTGCCCCAATCTCCTGTGTATTGGCCCAGACTCCTGCCTGCGGTCTCAGACCACAGCCATCATGCCTCGTGGGCAGAAGAGTAAGCACCGTGCTTGTGAGAAACGTTGCCAGGCCCAAACTGAGACCCAGGGTCTTCATGATCAGGCTACCACATCTGGGGGAGAagagaccacctcctcctcccctcctgattcaGAGAGCGCTCCGTCAAGCTCGTCTGCTGCTGGCACCTCCAAGGGGCCTCAGGGAGCCCAAGGCAGCACCAGTGCTGCTGCAGGTGCTATACGCAAAAGATCTGGTGTCGGTGGCGCAGCACGCTCAAGATCTGGTGTCGGTGGCGCAGCACGCTCAAGATCTGGTGTCGGTGGCGCAGCACGCTCAAGATCTGGTGTCGGTGGCGCAGCACGCTCAAGATATGGTGTAGGTAGCGCAGCACGCTCAAGATCTGGTGTAGGTGCTGAGGGCCAAGTTCAGGAAGGTGAAAATTCCTCCCAGGCTTCAGCTGCTGCTGCGAGCTCTCACACAGATCTTCTGACCTGGAAGGCAGAGCTATTGGTGCAGTACATGCTGTATAAGTATAAGATGAGGGAGCTCATTAAGAGGTCCGAAATGCTGCAGGAAATCAAGAGAAGGTACAAGGAACAATTCCCTGAGATCCTTAGCAGGGCTTCCGAGTGCATAGAAATGTTGTTTGGCCTGGTGCTGAAGGAAGTCAGGCCCAACAGTCATTGCTATACCCTGGTGAGCAACCTAGATCTCAGCGACAGTGAGTCTATGAGAGGTGACTTGGGGCTGCCAAAGAATGGTCTTCTGATGCCTCTGCTGGGTGTCATCTACCTGAATGGCAACCACGCCCCTGAggagaagatctggaagttcctgaATATGCTGGGCATCTATGATGGAAGAAGTCACTTCATCTTTGGAGAGCCCAGGAAGCTCATCACAGAAGATCTGGTGCGGGAAGGGTACCTGGAGTACCGGCAGGTGCCCGGCAGCGATCCCCCTCGCTATGAGTTCCTGTGCGGTCCTAAAGCGCTCACAGAAACCAGCAAGACGAAAGTCCTTCAGTTTTTGGCCAAGGTCAAGGATTTGGTCCATCCTGCCTTGCAGCCGCAATATGAAGAGGCTTGGAGAGAGGAAGTAGAGAGCACCGGAGCCAGaggtgcagccagggctggcacttctgcctcaaccaggcctggcactgctgcctcagccgctgctggcagttctgcctcaaccaggcctggcactgctgcctcagccacTGCTGGCCGTTCTGCTtcggccaggcctggcactgctgcctcagccagctCTGGCCTTTCTTCTTCGTCCAGGCCTGGCACTTCTGCCTCAGCCGCTGCTGGCagttctgcctcaaccaggcctggcactgctgcctcagccgctGCTGGCCGTTCTGCTtcggccaggcctggcactgctgcctcagccagctCTGGCCTTTCTTCTTCGGCCAGGCCTGGCACTTCTGTCTCAGCCGCtgctggcacttctgcctcaaccaggcctggcactgctgcctcagctgctgctggcccttctgcttcggccaggcctggcactgctgcctcagccagctCTGGCCTTTCTTCTTCGTCCAGGCCTGGCACTTCTGCCTCAGCCGCTGCTGGCagttctgcctcaaccaggcctggcaTTGCTGCCTCAGCCGCTGCTGGCCGTTCTGCTtcggccaggcctggcactgctgcctcagccagctCTGGCCTTTCTTCTTCGTCCAGGCCTGGCACTTCCGCCTCAGCCGCTGCTGGCagttctgcctcaaccaggctgacactgctgcctcagccactgctggcacttctgcctcagCCAGCCCTGGCCCTTCTGCTTCAGCCAGGCCTGGCACTACTGCCTCAGCCAGCgctggcacttctgcctcaaccaggcctggcactgctgcctcagccagcgCTGGCCCTTCTGCTTCAGCCACTGCACACCCCAGGGCCGAGTCCAGCCGCTCATCTCGCCCCTAGTGTGATCTGA